The segment GGAGGAACAGGTAAAGATGGTGATGTGTTCAAAGCTGGAAAAGTAACACAACGATCCCTGTCCAAGTCTGCCATCTCAGGTTCAGTATCCCAACCTGTATTCAAACTTCCTGTATCTTTATTACTTACATGTTTTGGCAGCTGGTAAAGATCTATCCTTGTCACCCCTTCAAAAAGATTACCATTTGTAAATGTAATGCCAGGACTCTCTACAATATGCACTGTGGCCTTATGATTTTGAAGCAATGAAACATCACTGAACTGTTGCCCACAATCCTTGCACTCGATGGCCTTCTTCGATGTTATCACTCCTTCAGTCTCCACTTTTGAGGATGCTTTCCGCTTCCTGGTAGCTTTTGGTTTGGGAGGAGCCTCTTCTTCTTGCTTTTTGGATGTTTGAAGAGAAGACAATAATGTAAGTACTTTCTTAGCTCTACCTCCTTTCTTCTTGTTTTCATGCGAGATCTCATTCAAAGCAGGACTGGCTGGACTGTCCTTTTCCTTCGGGGACGTTTGGGTCACCTCTTGTGTCTTACCAGAGGCCTGTAAAGGATCCAATTTGTGGACTTTGAGCTGTGGCTGTTTATGTCCCTTCAGCAGCAGAAGTGAATCTTGTATATGAGAAGTAGATTTATCAGCGCATTCAGATTTTGGGTGTGGACAGATTTGCTCATTCATTTTGTCCaaagttttttgtttaatatttgttgTAGTCTTTTCCTTAACACTTTTAGATTTGATAATTTTCTTcggtttctttttaaaaataggtGAAACAACACCAACATGCTTCTCAGTCTTTTTTGGTCCAGCCTTTtgctttttcttcttatttttaccttctttttgttttgatgcCTGCTCATTGTCTTCAGATGATGCAGGTACTTCTATCTCTACTGTACAATCAGAGCTCACAGCCTTTTTGTCCTTTCTGCCTTTTTTGCTTTGACCTGGTGATTTCTCTTTTGAATCTTCTTTAGTTGGTTGCTTTGATGACttgcttgtttttttgctttgctttccTTTACTTGGAGGACCAAATTTCACTACAAGATGAGACTTTTTAGCTTTTTTACGTTTTGCAGTATTACTTGGAAATTCATCATATATGGACGACACAAATTCTTGCATGTATCCCTGAAAGAAAAATGCTTTGGGTGGTTTTCTTTTTCGTACTTTCACCAGTTCTTGAGCCGACATTACATTTATGGGCATCTCTGTGGCCTGCTCTACCTGCTTTGCTTTCTGTTGCGTTTTAATaatctttccttcttttttctcttcatcACAATTATCTTGTTTTTCTATGCCCTCAGTAACATTTATTGGTTTTGGTTCATCTGTAactatttgttttgtatttgcttGTTCAatcattttatccactttgtCTGTAACATTGTGGACATTTGGATCAATACAGTTAGTTGGCATCAGTGAATCAGTCTCATCTTGTGTCACAGTTTCCGTTTGGTATTCAGGAAGTGTTTCTTGTGGACTAAAAGTGCACACTGGACCGATATGTTGATCTGTTTGTAAAGGTAGCATTTCTAGCTCTACCGTAGATAATAGCGACTGAACCGACATGCTAGTCTCCTGCTCACTAATTGACGTCTCAACAAGAGGATTTGTTAGTTCGTTATTTTGATCAAATGTAGAAGGTGGAATTTCGTTTTGAAGAACATTTTCCGATTGCTCCAGCTCTGCAGTTGGGGTCAGCGCAGGGGTAAGTTCAAGGACAATACTTTGATCAAGAGTTGGTGCAAGATTTTGTCCCAGTACATTGTCATGACAAACTATTTCATTTGTTTGCAGTTGCTGCTTTGTGTCCATGGGCTGCTGAAAAATCACCTCTGCTACTGGATTATCTCCTAAATTACAATCTAAAGTAGAAAAGGGAGGATTTAAAAGCTGTCCATCTGGTGTGATAGGCTCCAAGATAATGGTTTGCTCCATTGGATCCACAATGGTGTTATTAGTCTTTGGGTTCATCTCCATAAAATCAACTTGTGGCGTATTCATATTTAAAGTGACTGGTTGTGCTATTTGCTGTAATTCTAGTGGTGGGGCATCAGGTGGTACTTGTCCCAAAATTACAACCTggttcactttttgtacatTTCCTAATGATTCAATTAGTTTACGAAGCTGTTCAGTGTCAATGTTGGCATCAACTTTTTGCAAAGGTCCATTAGGTCCAACTTGCAGGAGAGATGGCTGGGAAATAGAAATTGGAGTAATGATGGGGGTACACTGCTTTACCAACTGTCCACTTGTTTTGGTCAATGCTGATTTTGAGATGTTGTGCTTTTTCTTCATGTGGTAATGCCTCGTCTTTGTAGTTTTGAAGGTTGCTCTACAAATGGAACAGGTGTAAACAGCTGAAGATGCACCtggtaaggaaaaaaaaaaaggtagacAGTTTTTATAATCAACTAAATTAAGCTAAGGTTCTCAGTGAAACTAACTCATTTATCCAATCCAATCATGGTGTTGATTGGATAAACAAGAGCAAGATCAGattttataatattaataatacattattaaaaatatatatatctccacaacagggctgtccaaactgcggcccaggggccaaatccggccttcagaccaatttttgttggccatcatgcctcctcctaaactggcccaattgatcaggaagtattttttaactccaaactgaagagattctacctctataacctgattaacatcacattgcattgtgacacagacctaaaaataagcTTCCAAGTcccccttgaaaaagaggtttttaatctcaatgggaccttcctggttaaataaaggttaaataaaaataaaattaataacgGTACAATGgctcaaacctgtgttaaatgcaccatttgactccctgtatcgacactggttCGTGGCTCTCCGCTTCAAATGTGCCAGTATGcagccctcggtgaaaaaagtttggacacccctgctctacaaGGTCAAGGCATCTAATGACATTTTAGTCTTACTAGAGAATTCTCATTACTCAATATAAAAGATGTatacattagatttttttaagtgaatctatattattattatatagttCAAAACTCTTCAAAAATGTCTTACCTTGTTTCTTGGGCTGCGCTCCCTCTGGTAAGTGAGACTCCATGTGTTTCTGCAGGGCTTTGGGCATGGTGAATCTCTTCCCACACTCTTTACACACATAGGGCCTTTCTCCGGTGTGTGTGCGACAGTGGTACTTGAGTAATGTCAAAGTTTTGCATGGTTTCCCACATTGCGTGCAGGTGTAACCATGCTGTCCGAAATGAATCTTTTTATGAATTGAGAGCTCTGACAATTTACTGAATGTCTGAGCGCAGATAGGGCATTTAAAGGGGTTCTTCTCTTTGTGAGTCTTTTGATGGGCCATGAGCTCAGTAGAGTTTGTGAAATGGCGATCGCAGACGTAGCAGGCAAAGAGGGCGTTCCTCAGAATGGACTGCTCGTATTCAACAGGATGACTGGCCTTCAGGTGACGCTCTTTGCTCTTATGGTCACTGAATATTATGTGGCATTCAATGCACTGGAGAGACATCTGGGATGctaagagaaagaagagaaaagtgTGACTGgtcaattttaaaaagcatgcaaaacaaaaaaacacagaaaataaaattccTGTTAATATTATAGTCCCATTCCAGCACATTGATCTAAAAGGCAGCATGTCTTTCTACTTATACTGTGATATAAAATCACTAATGTGTTCATGTGTACATTTAATTAAGTCAGCAAGTTTAATCACCAGCACCACCTGTCTCAATGTAAACCTGTTGGAAATGCTGCAATGAAAGGACCAAAAAGACTACACTACATGTGTAACCAATCCCTTTTTTATAAATTATAGAACATGTTTCAAAGatagtcatctggacaatgttttatAAATCAAGGGTTTATGAAAttctaaaaatgtgttataacattcattaagtaaaagtagcctGCTTTTTGTCCAAAATCCTGTACAATATTACACATTCTTAATTATACGCAATTGATGCACAAACGACCACAGTTGTTAGGTGCATTTACAATTCATTAACGGTAATAGCTTAACTGTATTACTCACAAGTGAGAGGTGTGGCCAGAGGTTTGGACATGTCAATCTTTAGTGGATCCGTCATAGCTTTTTTAGATGGAACATATTTCTTTCCAGTTCGCGCagctttgtcctgttttttaagttttcgCTGAACATTATTAGCATTCAAGTCATGACCAGGCGGAGTGCTGTCCGATTGTGGATCCAAATTGGGCTCTGAAGAGTTTTCTGAAGGGATAGACTCCATGTTTTCTGTAGTTTCTTCAGGGGTCTCTGCTGATGTCTGTTCTTCTATCTCTTCAAGGGCAATGACTAAAGTATCATCATGATCTATTGCAGATAGATTGTCCTCCTCTACAAGACTTCGTTCTTGTAGCATCAGTTGTCCATCATTTTCCACAGATGTTTCCATGGTGTCTGCGTTAGAAGCACAATTCATCTGGACTGAAGTCTGCATCTTCCCCACCTTCTTGGTAACTTAAACGTTCATCAGCCTACAAAacaatacttaaaaaaacaacaacagaattattgctaaacaaaataaatataaatatttaagttACGAAATAttggtttaaaattaactaataaTATGCGAGGTTGCTTTAAAAAGTTTCAAAAGGCGCCTTTGTTAGTCAGGAGGAGGCGACAGCTGGTAGGCAATGAATGGACTTAACCCAGTTGTATTATAAATGATGGAGACAAAGGCTATGTCACAAAAAGACGTAGTATGTTTGCAGTGGTTATGTGGACACTACCGttctgaataaataataatcttaTACACCTCTTTCAACGGTACAattgttagcctgttagctttTACACTGATTTACGGGTAATATTAGTTATGTGTACTTCCAAGATGATACCGAGTTTACAACTGGAGCTAGCCATTGGTAGGAAAACGGTAtcaaaatacatgttaaaaaatTTAAAGATGGAGATATAAGTTACCTGGCTACATTCAGTCGACCACCACACCGCCCAAACATCCCATCCATCGGCTTTGCTCTGCTCCTGCACAAAGCAACAGAGGTAGGCGCTGCAGACCTCGTGACGTCATGCATGACAACACTGCGAGGGATTGTGGGAATTGCAGTCTCTCAGGTAGAACGGTGCAACGGCTTAGAagttagaatatatatataacaaagaCTCAAAGACATAGGTTTACTGGGCACATTATTCTACTTTCTTCGCTACGGTTTCAGCAGTGGTTATTGCTTGAGTGTTACTAATAATAGCATTGTCaaaaacttcagaaaaaaatgaaaaacagaatggTCCGATGTACTTCTATACAGTACACCAAGCACATGAAACcaaatatttcatatatttcaaTTTATTGATTTTTGTATCAGAAGTGAAGATTtgtataaacaaagaaaaacaaaatcacacctATTACTAATGAACAGATTTAAACTCTTTTTCTCATCAAATATTACAGCCATCATAGACTCACAAAGGCAACATTGGAATCTCCCCAGTTGCATGCTGGATATAATGGCTATGCAGCTGGGATACTTCATTAAAGCCCGTATCACAATCACAACATTTCCATTTCCAACATTTGGATCCAGGTGTGCCAGATTTTTGAGTGTGACCAACTCCACTCTGGGGGGCCAAATCAGCCCCCTCTGCTTCTGACAGCGTCTGCAAGGTAGTCTGCAGTTGTCTCCTCTGATCATTATTGAGGCgacaatttttttgttttgatgtccAACCAGATTTGAGTCTTGATTTAAAAAGACTGATCATatgatgtgtctttttatgtgcATACAAAGTTGCAGAATGTGAGAAAGCTTTACCACAGTACGTACATATGTGTGGCTTTGCACCCGTGTGGAGGTTGTAATGATCACTTAAATgtctcaaaaacaaaaagcgCTTATTGCAGACAGTGCAACTATACCGCCTACATTTGTGCAAATACATGTGATTTTTGTAAATACTCTGGTCTGTAAAGCCTTTAGCACAAGTGAAACACCAAAACGTCCTCTCTTCATGTAGCTTTAAGTGGCCACTCCATGAAGCAACTGATGCAAAGCTTTTGTTACATGGATCACATCTGAGGTTTGAGCTGCACGTTTTGTTCAGTTTCCGATGGTTAATCAAATCTTCTTGTGTAGAAAATGCACATCCACATTTAGGACAGTTGTATGGACTATTCATTTGTTCACTCTCCAGTTTATGCATCTTCTTATGTTTTTTGTAAGCATGCAGGTAGAAATATAATTTGTCACAAAGTTTGCACTTGTAAAATGTCCGCGAATAAACATCAGACTCATTTAAAGCAGATTCATCAGACCCGCTGCCCTCATCGGCTTCCTGGGATTCTTCAAGATGCCGTGAGGCGTGCCGCTGAGCTGCAAGAGAGATAATCATTTGTTATAACAGTATATTAACAATTAACGGCACAAGTTTTTGATATATGTTCTTTTAATCTAATAAGACATGAATGATTTGGTAGATTCAGAACAGAATTCCTGGGAGAAAGTTAAACGTACCTACACCTAAAAATGTTAATACTTCATGTATTAAGGATcaaaaaacaagactaaacacaGTCTCTCAGCATATAGAGCACTATTTATTGTTACACTATTTACAGCACCTTTTCCCAGTTCAGAGGTCATACAAGTGAAACAACATTTTCTTGGTCATCTAAAGAAAACAATATAAATCATTTTGAAATGTAACATAAGCTAGTACCGCTAGAGTAAGACAAGCTTCACTACAAGAAAGATCCAGCCACAAAAACCTCAAAGCAATTTGATTTCAAGTGTTTCTTCATTCATTAAAGAGGGGCCCTAAAAAGCACAAGGCAATCAAGACATGTCTGTTTTATGAGAAATGAAATGAGAAATTGCGTATTCTGAATGCTAAGTTGGTAAATTTGCCATTTGCTTAGAATCATATTAGGCCAATATAGTTGTGAAAGTCAATCAAAGTAATTGAATGACAAACATGCATCcaattttttccccacaaaagCTTTAACTTTCATACAGATAATAAATGGGTCCATTTTGACAGTGTTCAAAACAAGGTGGCCAATGTGAGTGACATAGGTACATAAAGCACTAAGGagtgtttacattttacataaactttacaaacaaaatacatgtgAAAGAACAGTCCTCAGGTCTTGTCAGTGTTGGTAGTCCAAAAACCATGTGCTCACTGtagttttgatttttgtgaGAAAAGGCAGTTCCACAATCAAGACAAGTGTAGCAACACTCCCCCTGTCTGTACAGCAGCGGCACACTCCTGATGGTGCTCAATGAGTTCCTGTATATCACTAAAGGTGCTTGGGCATGAGGAGCAGTGGTAAGAACCAGTGTTACAATACTCccttttatgtttttcaagggaaGTTGGAGATAAAAAGCCTTTGCCACAGTTTTGACATTCGTGGAGCGCTTTGTCATCTGAGATCAGCACTGGATCATTAAGAGTTGAAATAGCTCTGTCTGCAGAATAAACACTAGCCGCTATAGCTGTAGCAGCATTGATTCTAAGGCGAAGCTCGTTTGGTAGGGTACCCCGAATTTTGTCATGCCAAATGAAGTGCTGCTGTAGCTGATTCTCTGTCCAAAAGCCACTGCAGCAAAGCGCACATCTAAATGGTCGACTCTTTGCCTTAGTTTTGTGGTTTTCCAATTGTTCTTTAGCTGAAAATGCTTTCCCACACTTGTCACACTTGAAAAATTTGGCTGTATGCTCGGAAGGATTTTCAGGTAAAATAATACTAATGTCTTCGCTGATGTCTTTAACTTTTAAACTGGCACTATGAGAAACATAATCACTCCCAATATTGACATCTGACATGGTTTGAGCAGGAAGATGGTCCttttttgtatcttttgttTCAACTGGATTAGTTTCCTCTGAACTCTCACACTCAGCTTGTTCCTGTGCTTCATTACTCCCTTTCTGAGTGCCTTTGTTTCTGCCTTCTGAATGTGCCTGCCACTTGTGGGCCCGAAGGCCTCTGATATTTCTGAATGACATGGAGCAAAGTGGACAACGTGGTAGTTTAGACAGTTTAAAAGTGTGAAATTTAGACTCACTATT is part of the Periophthalmus magnuspinnatus isolate fPerMag1 chromosome 16, fPerMag1.2.pri, whole genome shotgun sequence genome and harbors:
- the LOC117384217 gene encoding uncharacterized protein LOC117384217; its protein translation is MQTSVQMNCASNADTMETSVENDGQLMLQERSLVEEDNLSAIDHDDTLVIALEEIEEQTSAETPEETTENMESIPSENSSEPNLDPQSDSTPPGHDLNANNVQRKLKKQDKAARTGKKYVPSKKAMTDPLKIDMSKPLATPLTSSQMSLQCIECHIIFSDHKSKERHLKASHPVEYEQSILRNALFACYVCDRHFTNSTELMAHQKTHKEKNPFKCPICAQTFSKLSELSIHKKIHFGQHGYTCTQCGKPCKTLTLLKYHCRTHTGERPYVCKECGKRFTMPKALQKHMESHLPEGAQPKKQGASSAVYTCSICRATFKTTKTRHYHMKKKHNISKSALTKTSGQLVKQCTPIITPISISQPSLLQVGPNGPLQKVDANIDTEQLRKLIESLGNVQKVNQVVILGQVPPDAPPLELQQIAQPVTLNMNTPQVDFMEMNPKTNNTIVDPMEQTIILEPITPDGQLLNPPFSTLDCNLGDNPVAEVIFQQPMDTKQQLQTNEIVCHDNVLGQNLAPTLDQSIVLELTPALTPTAELEQSENVLQNEIPPSTFDQNNELTNPLVETSISEQETSMSVQSLLSTVELEMLPLQTDQHIGPVCTFSPQETLPEYQTETVTQDETDSLMPTNCIDPNVHNVTDKVDKMIEQANTKQIVTDEPKPINVTEGIEKQDNCDEEKKEGKIIKTQQKAKQVEQATEMPINVMSAQELVKVRKRKPPKAFFFQGYMQEFVSSIYDEFPSNTAKRKKAKKSHLVVKFGPPSKGKQSKKTSKSSKQPTKEDSKEKSPGQSKKGRKDKKAVSSDCTVEIEVPASSEDNEQASKQKEGKNKKKKQKAGPKKTEKHVGVVSPIFKKKPKKIIKSKSVKEKTTTNIKQKTLDKMNEQICPHPKSECADKSTSHIQDSLLLLKGHKQPQLKVHKLDPLQASGKTQEVTQTSPKEKDSPASPALNEISHENKKKGGRAKKVLTLLSSLQTSKKQEEEAPPKPKATRKRKASSKVETEGVITSKKAIECKDCGQQFSDVSLLQNHKATVHIVESPGITFTNGNLFEGVTRIDLYQLPKHVSNKDTGSLNTGWDTEPEMADLDRDRCVTFPALNTSPSLPVPPCELYYDKGVKDIEEIAMNTSQSKVVSTSPQIAVSRKENSTGMDVQGTTDEDIKEDLLLDVDLVTVGEQSEKDDASPQNDNSQNKIEPVTAESGGAAAKQTDPTLHTVSCSTHQHEIKEEEEETVIERNKNAHKGMPSTERESEKGEICSEESEQTKQNDCEILYECPTVDSVSNNNQRDSHQVHITVKPSAQKDVLDRGITVDQDSGTEKEANEQIQQEDDDWERDQSPGIALEKVMTSALSSVNKAKNQTQDFENESQDIKVEESFADSTQGVSRCPSAQSLQRNIRAVLVKEESRQTPQRGEHICWNVEPNSNSSSPEAMEKTDESIAAQNCSSSQCIFYPVKEEERELLVGAVESNTPASEVNHQQEHRTVDDVVSAPQETTSQPGPNNFTDGHADTEAEKQTTPNLHDFLLQASDEEDCTFEWADSHVGSEEEIMANFYRKQLNVGVSASSAVQERRADNIIKKPIDYFSKYFNWDTWREISHCTNQLNNLSTAVTVKEVAQFVGIHIAMGSLKFPSPRLYWEDLTKVPLVADAMPVTRFLELSRLLKLACPQANQQSSANSRKDGITGFSNDSNSRDYSNLQHGKKVTSDPLWKIQPVLEHFVKGCRSLRRQGEYAIDQNPLPLTTWTHNNKHSLHCTTMINFGGMILDLELRLDFSDKEGVAEKMPPKGSMVFLCKQELSTPAMLERLLAAGIHSAGQVGGAKGQIGDEFVSSDGKLLLRRSHCGFILSTVGNGQRNIASFIDNFEKAHISARLNKDLQSLYSIPPAVFSQSRWPQTVLWYLTDLALVNSWLLYRQDARNVDSPLTLLDFRVEVSKALILASGLDVQDSLANQTEDAHSPSDAPNPSLLHESPLPDAATRFDGSGHWPEQLAEGEGGRCRFGDCQRTSRVLCLKCCVFLCISRNHNCFINFHNQGHQAKE